Proteins encoded in a region of the bacterium genome:
- a CDS encoding efflux RND transporter permease subunit, translating to MLPPEESVRESRLPRFSLDRRITVVMILLTLVVLGTVATLSIPLELFPSGFEGPHLMVRVPWRDAPAQEVLEKIVLPLEAELSTIAGIDKLNSYARTGYGSASLIFKQGTDMDVAYREARDRVERARAQMPDDVRQVFILKDDVSGIPIYFVGLAIDPAVVDVYNLVQDEVVLPLERLEGVASVETHGLEEKEVLIELDRERTDASGLNIYELAQQLGGDNFTLSSGTVRQGGKKLLLRSVARYRSLEELEYRQVGPQTRLRDIATVSYDLPDKKYRVRAMSRPAVAVSVMKEGDANALEVARRVDAAVEEMRVNPRLQVIEVATLFDQGQVIMESLGTLLASGRIGGIIALLVLFFFLRRFRMTLIVTLSIPVSIVIALTAMYFAGESLNILTLLALMISVGLLVDNSVVVGENIFRLHREGLSRRRACIEGAGEIALAIVMATLTTIIVFLPVSLVEGMGQFFLLRLSIPISVALLGSLVVALIFIPLSVYVTLPKNGSEEETPHPVFNWLKRAYDASFGLLNRAYTGMLAVFLRRRLDLVLVLVAVFLVSSAIVFKKVEFVEAQEEARGGFELQVSLPQNTTLEEAEEYFLAGEKVIEGFAEELDLDGWFIFHRQTFGEFQGWFKSPRTNKVSPREATKQVMDALPEKAGVKVRTAEESQTDQLQNKNVYTVMIEGENSEILETVADDLELVFTRVPGVLGTKKVADDSPSEMALVLDRERIQAQNINPMVVSAIVGYALRGQGLPRFHWGGKEIPVTVRFKEEDRDSLDELADFAVPTEEGALVPLSSVSEPRYLSSATRIFRKNKRTSREITMELEEGQEDETRETLAALVSVIDLPEGVTFDASGKSEGLNEDLQGMLFAGIVSIIFIYLLMGFLFESFILPLSIILTIPLASLGVYWSHFLFGLNIDFLGAVGLILLVGVVVNNGIVLIDYVTRLRHRGYERGEALLLAAERRFRPIMMTALTTIGGLVPLTVRGSSSIGLSYRSFGLTLIGGLTTATLLTLLVIPVFYTFFDDARIITGAALKRALGRSGRRGRGEEPEAASVSLGS from the coding sequence ATGCTGCCACCCGAAGAATCGGTCCGCGAATCGCGTCTTCCCCGGTTTTCCCTCGACCGTCGAATCACGGTCGTGATGATTCTGCTGACCCTGGTTGTTCTGGGCACGGTCGCGACTTTGAGCATTCCGCTCGAGCTTTTTCCCTCGGGCTTCGAGGGACCGCATCTCATGGTGCGGGTGCCCTGGCGCGACGCGCCAGCGCAAGAGGTGTTGGAGAAGATCGTCCTGCCGCTCGAAGCGGAGCTCTCGACCATCGCCGGCATCGACAAGCTTAATTCCTACGCCCGCACGGGGTACGGCTCGGCCTCGCTCATCTTCAAGCAGGGCACCGACATGGACGTCGCCTACCGTGAGGCCCGTGATCGGGTCGAGCGGGCGCGCGCCCAGATGCCCGACGACGTGCGCCAGGTTTTCATCCTCAAAGATGACGTTTCCGGCATCCCGATCTACTTCGTCGGCCTGGCGATCGATCCGGCGGTGGTCGATGTCTACAACCTGGTGCAAGACGAGGTGGTGCTGCCGCTCGAGCGTCTCGAGGGCGTGGCCTCGGTCGAGACCCACGGTCTCGAGGAGAAAGAAGTCCTGATCGAGCTCGATCGCGAGCGCACCGACGCTTCGGGCCTGAACATCTATGAGCTGGCGCAGCAGCTGGGCGGCGACAATTTCACCCTGTCGAGCGGCACCGTGCGCCAGGGTGGCAAGAAACTCCTGCTGCGCTCGGTGGCGCGCTACCGGAGTCTCGAGGAGCTCGAGTACCGGCAGGTCGGCCCCCAGACTCGCCTCAGGGACATCGCGACCGTTAGCTACGACCTACCCGACAAGAAGTACCGGGTGCGAGCGATGAGCCGGCCGGCGGTCGCGGTCTCGGTGATGAAGGAGGGCGACGCCAACGCTCTCGAGGTGGCCAGGCGCGTCGACGCCGCGGTCGAGGAGATGCGGGTCAATCCCCGCCTCCAGGTAATCGAGGTCGCCACCCTGTTCGATCAGGGCCAGGTCATCATGGAGTCGCTGGGGACGCTGCTCGCCAGCGGTCGCATCGGCGGCATCATCGCCCTTCTGGTGCTCTTTTTCTTCCTGCGGCGGTTCCGGATGACCCTGATCGTGACGCTGTCGATCCCGGTCTCGATCGTGATCGCCCTGACCGCGATGTATTTCGCCGGCGAGTCGCTCAACATCCTGACGCTCCTGGCGCTCATGATCTCGGTCGGGCTGCTGGTTGACAACTCGGTGGTGGTCGGCGAGAACATTTTCCGCCTCCATCGCGAGGGCTTGTCGCGCCGGCGCGCGTGCATCGAAGGCGCGGGGGAGATCGCGCTGGCGATCGTGATGGCGACTCTGACCACGATCATCGTCTTCCTGCCGGTGTCGCTGGTCGAAGGCATGGGCCAGTTCTTTTTGCTTCGGCTTTCGATCCCGATCTCGGTCGCGCTCCTGGGCTCGCTCGTGGTGGCGCTCATCTTCATCCCGCTCTCCGTCTACGTCACCCTGCCCAAGAACGGGAGTGAGGAAGAAACGCCGCACCCGGTGTTCAACTGGCTCAAGCGCGCCTATGACGCTTCGTTCGGCCTTCTGAATCGGGCCTACACCGGCATGCTCGCCGTATTCCTGCGCCGCCGCCTGGATCTGGTGCTGGTTCTGGTTGCGGTCTTCCTGGTCAGCTCGGCCATCGTCTTCAAGAAGGTCGAGTTCGTCGAGGCCCAGGAAGAGGCGCGCGGCGGCTTCGAGCTCCAGGTGAGCCTGCCCCAGAATACGACGCTAGAAGAGGCCGAGGAGTATTTCTTGGCCGGCGAGAAGGTGATCGAGGGTTTCGCCGAAGAGCTGGACCTCGATGGCTGGTTCATTTTCCACCGCCAGACCTTCGGAGAGTTTCAGGGTTGGTTCAAGAGCCCGCGTACCAACAAGGTATCGCCGCGCGAGGCCACCAAGCAGGTCATGGACGCCCTGCCCGAGAAAGCCGGGGTCAAGGTCCGTACCGCCGAGGAAAGTCAGACCGACCAGCTTCAGAACAAGAACGTCTACACCGTGATGATCGAGGGCGAGAATTCCGAGATTCTCGAAACGGTGGCCGACGACCTCGAGCTGGTGTTCACCAGGGTGCCGGGCGTACTCGGCACCAAGAAGGTCGCCGACGATTCGCCGAGCGAGATGGCCCTGGTGCTCGATCGCGAGCGCATTCAGGCGCAGAACATCAACCCGATGGTGGTCTCGGCGATCGTGGGCTACGCGCTTCGCGGCCAGGGGCTGCCGCGGTTTCACTGGGGTGGCAAGGAGATCCCGGTCACGGTCCGTTTCAAAGAAGAGGACCGCGACTCGCTCGACGAGCTTGCCGACTTCGCGGTGCCGACCGAAGAGGGCGCCCTGGTGCCGTTGTCGTCGGTCTCGGAGCCCCGCTACCTGTCTTCGGCGACTCGCATCTTCCGCAAGAACAAGCGCACCTCGCGTGAGATCACCATGGAGCTCGAGGAGGGCCAGGAAGACGAGACGCGCGAGACTCTCGCGGCGCTGGTGTCGGTGATCGACCTGCCCGAAGGCGTGACCTTCGATGCGAGCGGCAAGAGCGAAGGCCTGAACGAAGACCTGCAGGGGATGCTGTTTGCCGGAATCGTGTCGATCATCTTCATCTATCTCTTGATGGGTTTTCTTTTCGAGAGCTTCATCCTGCCGCTGTCGATCATCCTGACGATTCCGCTGGCGAGCCTGGGGGTCTACTGGAGCCACTTCCTTTTCGGGCTCAACATTGACTTCTTGGGTGCGGTCGGGCTGATCCTCCTGGTCGGCGTCGTGGTCAACAACGGCATCGTTCTGATCGACTATGTGACGAGGCTGCGCCACCGCGGCTACGAGCGTGGCGAGGCACTGCTGTTGGCTGCCGAGCGCCGTTTCCGGCCGATCATGATGACCGCTCTCACCACCATCGGTGGCCTGGTGCCGCTCACCGTGCGGGGCTCCTCGAGCATCGGCCTGAGCTATCGCAGCTTCGGCCTGACTCTCATCGGCGGTCTCACGACGGCTACGCTCCTGACCCTGTTGGTGATCCCCGTCTTCTACACCTTCTTCGACGACGCGCGCATCATCACCGGCGCCGCGCTCAAGAGGGCTCTAGGTCGAAGCGGGCGGCGCGGCCGCGGCGAGGAGCCCGAGGCGGCTTCGGTTTCGCTGGGCTCGTAG
- a CDS encoding Zn-dependent exopeptidase M28 yields MRIALVLVLSLVPFAPAWGEPAGPSECAVLDIHRIGATRLAALTTSPGLDLWLELDDELFVCASVSSLAALEEHAPVRRSLGALNSDRLRLAYRLSRAQLEARGLRVLAAGGLFAVVETQGRFTASGEEAADLLPFRSPLILARQVANQPARARVEAGEGTVARLVAAVEPARWFADVESLAAYNRFTGGSEIHDAHDWLMRAFRSLPGVTAESDSFRVEGVQVANVIATLSGRSRPDDWFIVGGHYDSISEAPLVAAPGAEDNASGCAGVLEMARIFSAHPPEATMLFICYAGEEQGLFGSADHVEGLLAAGEAEKVGAMLNLDMIGFTADADLDCLLQSDPGGQFLIDALADSAARHTRLRLVTSNVIGGSDHVPYAVFGIPAVLSIEADTGLYPHYHRMTDTPDHLTPEMAAEILRMNVGALARFTGNSDVAGCLKLEDEPLVGLSVSSRQSGAPRLKTSSDRQGCFAVDPMVRGKSFKLRIKGNEQAGDDPTVSGCVRLLGEPAERRRVIFRQSGEPAQKTRSDSDGCYSFQAAGDKRFTVIFKGPEVPADG; encoded by the coding sequence ATGCGCATTGCGCTGGTGCTCGTCTTGTCTCTGGTGCCGTTCGCCCCCGCGTGGGGAGAACCCGCCGGGCCGAGCGAGTGCGCGGTGCTCGACATTCACCGGATCGGCGCGACGCGGCTTGCGGCACTCACCACGAGCCCGGGTTTGGACTTGTGGCTCGAGCTCGACGATGAGCTCTTCGTGTGTGCCTCGGTGAGCTCGCTCGCCGCTCTCGAGGAGCACGCGCCGGTCAGACGCTCCCTCGGCGCGCTAAATAGCGATCGGCTTCGTCTCGCCTACAGGCTGAGTCGCGCCCAGCTCGAAGCGCGGGGCCTGAGGGTCCTGGCTGCGGGCGGGCTCTTCGCTGTGGTCGAAACTCAGGGGCGATTCACGGCGTCAGGCGAGGAGGCGGCGGATCTCCTGCCGTTCCGATCGCCACTGATACTTGCCCGTCAGGTCGCCAACCAGCCCGCCCGCGCGCGCGTGGAGGCCGGCGAAGGTACGGTGGCTCGACTGGTGGCAGCAGTAGAGCCGGCCCGTTGGTTCGCGGATGTCGAGAGTCTCGCCGCCTACAACCGCTTCACCGGCGGTAGCGAGATCCACGACGCGCACGACTGGCTCATGCGGGCGTTTCGGAGCCTCCCCGGCGTGACCGCCGAGAGCGACTCGTTCCGGGTCGAAGGAGTCCAAGTAGCCAACGTCATCGCGACTCTTTCCGGCCGCAGCCGCCCCGACGATTGGTTCATTGTCGGGGGGCACTACGACTCCATCTCCGAAGCTCCGTTGGTTGCGGCGCCGGGCGCGGAGGACAACGCGAGTGGCTGCGCCGGCGTGTTGGAGATGGCGCGAATCTTCTCCGCCCACCCGCCCGAAGCGACTATGCTCTTCATCTGCTACGCCGGAGAGGAGCAAGGGCTTTTTGGCAGCGCCGACCATGTTGAGGGGCTCCTCGCCGCCGGCGAAGCGGAGAAGGTCGGTGCGATGCTCAACCTGGACATGATCGGCTTCACCGCGGACGCGGACCTGGACTGTCTCCTCCAGTCCGATCCGGGAGGACAGTTTCTGATTGACGCCCTCGCAGATTCTGCCGCGCGCCACACTCGGTTGCGGCTGGTGACCTCCAACGTCATCGGCGGCTCCGATCACGTGCCTTACGCCGTGTTCGGGATTCCGGCGGTGCTGTCGATCGAGGCCGACACGGGCCTCTACCCGCACTACCACCGAATGACAGACACGCCCGACCATCTCACGCCTGAGATGGCGGCCGAGATCCTGCGCATGAACGTCGGCGCATTAGCCCGGTTTACCGGCAACAGTGACGTTGCTGGCTGTCTGAAGCTCGAAGACGAGCCGCTGGTCGGCCTCAGCGTTTCGTCCAGGCAGAGTGGCGCGCCGCGCCTGAAGACCTCCAGCGACCGGCAGGGGTGCTTTGCCGTTGATCCGATGGTACGGGGGAAGAGCTTCAAGCTGCGGATCAAGGGTAACGAGCAAGCCGGCGACGATCCGACTGTTTCGGGGTGCGTGCGCCTTCTGGGTGAGCCGGCGGAGCGGCGGAGAGTGATCTTCCGTCAGTCCGGAGAGCCGGCCCAGAAGACGCGCTCGGATAGCGACGGCTGCTACTCCTTCCAAGCAGCGGGCGACAAGCGGTTCACCGTCATCTTCAAAGGCCCCGAGGTCCCGGCGGACGGCTAG
- a CDS encoding efflux RND transporter permease subunit yields the protein MSQPTGSLLSSFTTRRPVAITMVFVAAVVFGYFSYGRLPVTLMPELSYPTLTVRTEYPGAAPEEVENDVSRPVEEALGVVGGLRRVSSISRAGVSDVVLEFSWDTPMSEAIQDSLEKLDLILLPEEAERPLILRFDPSLDPVMELSLSGSGDRFEGEEGLRRLRRIADLQVKRAIEPIKGIAAVRVRGGLEEEIHVLLDEEELRRTGLSIQAVIERLAQENINLAGGTLTEGRTEYMVRTLNEYENLRQIEDTVVAHFEGRDVRLGAIGRVERAHKEREILTRTNSQESVQIDIFKEADANIVALAKRVKADLGEFDLDRARRVAAGEEVEDEKKDKAGFGFAGKAKKDKKGKDGPRGLIAETWANEGAELSLVADRSLFIESSIKEVRNTALLGGLLAILVLFFFLKDLRTTTIIAISIPISLLVTFAPLNLLGVTLNIMSLGGLALGIGMLVDSSIVVLESIFRCREEGDALESAAVRGTSEVRGAVVASTLTTIAVFFPMVFVEGVAGQAFGDLGLAVVISLLASLIVALFLIPMLASRAGVKWTEGGPKPIEWKEFASWIALKKDWLSFRHPAGGGPKGFWGRVLRVMSYLLVPVYLALRFVIGSILELVGKLILGLFFGMIWLGRGFILPVLGWLFRFVVALPLRFTQKSLDGLHTVYPKSLRWALRNPLTVGVVVVATFAATAWTLAALDTELLPEVHQGEFTVEVALPVGTPIEATESIVAPVERAILEEKQYITSLLLTVGYDAAYSNRSDEGEHTARFKVLLDRADPRTEAEVVRRLRGRFAAIPDLDARVTRPVLFSFKTPIEVEVHGDDLVMLRRQAEIVKRALAAMPQLADVETTLRRGAPEVQVVYNRDLLARYGLNPGQVARLVRDKVQGFEATRFNLKDRRIPIIVRLQMTDRESVENVASLIVNPGGERPIAVSAIASVELAEGPSEVRRVDGRRVALVTTSIADGSLGSAVEAIKDELNALSWPSGTTFFMSGQNEEWEHSKGSLWLALALSIFLVYVIMAAQFESMWHPLVILFTIPLAFFGTVVTLYLLGISVSIVVFLGMIMLAGIVVNNAIVLVDYVNILRRRGLEALEAIVTAGSVRLRPILMTTATTTLGLLPMALGFGDGAELRTPMAIAVISGLLVSTLLTLFVIPVIYSLLDRLRARLTGQEFAVESAAGKAGAPLGPSTEPGAALTPRKA from the coding sequence ATGAGTCAGCCGACCGGTAGCCTGCTTTCGAGCTTCACCACCCGCCGGCCGGTGGCGATCACCATGGTCTTCGTGGCGGCGGTGGTCTTCGGCTACTTCTCCTATGGACGCCTGCCGGTGACGTTGATGCCGGAGCTGTCGTATCCGACCCTGACGGTGCGCACCGAGTATCCGGGCGCCGCCCCGGAGGAAGTCGAAAACGACGTCAGCCGTCCGGTCGAGGAGGCCCTCGGGGTGGTTGGAGGGCTGCGGCGGGTGTCGAGCATCAGCCGGGCCGGGGTCAGCGACGTCGTTCTCGAGTTCAGCTGGGACACACCCATGTCCGAGGCGATCCAGGACTCACTCGAGAAGCTCGATCTGATCCTACTGCCGGAAGAGGCCGAGCGACCGCTCATTCTGCGTTTCGACCCGTCGCTCGATCCGGTGATGGAGCTGAGTCTTTCGGGCAGCGGCGATCGCTTCGAAGGCGAGGAAGGACTGCGCCGGTTGCGCCGGATCGCCGACCTCCAGGTCAAGCGGGCGATAGAACCGATCAAGGGCATCGCCGCGGTGCGGGTGCGCGGTGGTCTCGAAGAAGAGATCCACGTGCTTCTGGACGAGGAAGAGCTGCGCCGGACGGGCCTTTCGATCCAGGCGGTGATCGAACGTCTGGCTCAGGAGAACATCAATCTGGCCGGTGGCACTCTCACCGAGGGCCGGACCGAGTACATGGTCCGCACGCTCAATGAGTACGAGAACCTGAGGCAGATCGAGGACACCGTGGTCGCTCACTTCGAGGGCCGCGATGTTCGGCTCGGCGCCATCGGGCGCGTCGAGCGCGCGCACAAGGAGCGCGAGATCCTGACTCGCACCAATTCGCAGGAGAGCGTCCAGATCGACATCTTCAAAGAAGCCGATGCCAACATCGTCGCGCTGGCGAAGCGGGTGAAGGCCGACCTGGGCGAGTTCGACCTCGACCGAGCGCGGAGAGTGGCGGCGGGTGAGGAGGTCGAAGATGAAAAGAAAGACAAGGCCGGCTTTGGCTTTGCTGGAAAAGCGAAGAAAGACAAGAAGGGCAAGGACGGGCCGCGGGGCCTGATCGCCGAGACCTGGGCGAATGAGGGCGCCGAGTTGTCTTTGGTCGCGGATCGTTCCCTCTTTATCGAAAGCTCGATCAAGGAAGTGCGCAATACCGCCCTCCTGGGCGGCCTGCTGGCAATTCTGGTGCTGTTTTTCTTTCTCAAGGACTTACGAACCACGACGATCATCGCGATCTCGATTCCGATCTCGCTTCTGGTCACCTTTGCGCCGCTCAACCTGCTCGGGGTCACTCTCAACATCATGTCTCTGGGCGGCTTGGCGCTCGGCATCGGCATGCTGGTCGACTCGTCGATCGTGGTGCTGGAATCGATCTTCCGCTGCCGCGAAGAAGGCGACGCGCTCGAAAGTGCCGCGGTTCGAGGCACCTCGGAGGTGCGTGGAGCCGTAGTCGCGTCGACGCTCACTACCATCGCGGTGTTCTTTCCGATGGTTTTCGTCGAAGGTGTGGCCGGGCAGGCCTTCGGGGATCTTGGCCTAGCGGTGGTGATCTCGCTCTTGGCGTCGCTGATCGTCGCTCTGTTCCTGATTCCGATGCTGGCCAGTCGCGCGGGCGTCAAGTGGACCGAAGGCGGTCCGAAGCCGATCGAGTGGAAGGAGTTCGCGAGTTGGATCGCGCTCAAGAAGGATTGGCTAAGCTTCCGCCATCCGGCCGGCGGTGGGCCCAAGGGCTTCTGGGGCAGGGTCTTGCGCGTTATGTCCTACCTGTTGGTCCCGGTCTATCTGGCGCTGCGATTCGTGATCGGCTCGATCCTCGAGCTGGTCGGGAAGCTGATCCTGGGCCTCTTCTTCGGCATGATCTGGCTCGGACGCGGATTCATCCTTCCGGTCTTGGGATGGCTGTTTCGGTTTGTGGTGGCGTTGCCGCTGCGCTTTACCCAGAAGAGCCTCGACGGCCTGCATACGGTCTATCCGAAGAGCCTGCGCTGGGCGCTCCGAAACCCACTCACAGTCGGAGTCGTGGTCGTCGCGACCTTCGCGGCCACCGCTTGGACACTTGCGGCGCTCGACACCGAGCTTCTGCCCGAAGTGCACCAGGGTGAGTTCACTGTTGAAGTCGCCCTTCCCGTGGGCACGCCGATCGAAGCGACCGAGAGTATCGTGGCCCCGGTCGAGCGAGCGATTCTGGAAGAGAAGCAGTACATCACGTCACTCCTGTTGACGGTCGGCTACGACGCGGCGTATTCCAACCGCTCGGACGAGGGCGAGCACACCGCACGCTTCAAGGTGCTTCTGGATCGCGCCGACCCGCGCACCGAGGCCGAGGTTGTGCGCCGGCTGCGGGGTCGGTTTGCCGCGATTCCGGATCTCGACGCGCGCGTGACCCGCCCGGTGCTGTTCAGTTTCAAGACGCCGATCGAGGTCGAGGTCCACGGCGACGATCTGGTGATGCTCCGGCGCCAGGCCGAAATCGTGAAGCGGGCGCTGGCGGCGATGCCGCAGCTCGCCGACGTCGAGACCACGCTGCGCCGCGGCGCTCCCGAGGTCCAGGTGGTCTACAACCGCGATCTCCTGGCGCGCTACGGCCTCAATCCGGGCCAGGTCGCGCGGCTGGTTCGCGACAAGGTCCAGGGCTTCGAGGCGACGCGTTTCAATTTGAAGGACCGGCGCATCCCGATCATCGTGCGTCTGCAGATGACCGACCGGGAGTCGGTCGAGAATGTGGCTTCGTTGATCGTCAACCCGGGCGGTGAGCGGCCGATTGCGGTCTCCGCGATAGCTTCGGTCGAGCTGGCCGAAGGCCCGAGCGAAGTGCGTCGCGTGGACGGGCGGCGAGTGGCCCTGGTGACGACCTCGATTGCGGATGGCTCCCTCGGAAGCGCGGTGGAGGCGATCAAGGACGAGTTGAACGCGCTCAGCTGGCCTTCCGGGACGACGTTCTTCATGTCGGGCCAGAACGAAGAATGGGAGCACAGCAAGGGCAGTCTATGGCTGGCGCTGGCGCTTTCGATCTTCCTGGTCTACGTCATCATGGCGGCCCAGTTCGAATCGATGTGGCACCCGCTGGTGATCCTGTTCACGATTCCGCTGGCTTTCTTTGGCACGGTCGTGACGCTGTATCTGCTCGGCATCAGCGTTTCGATCGTGGTCTTCCTGGGCATGATCATGCTCGCAGGGATCGTGGTCAACAACGCCATCGTTCTGGTGGACTACGTCAACATCCTGAGACGGCGCGGCCTGGAGGCGCTGGAGGCGATCGTTACCGCCGGCTCGGTCCGTCTGAGGCCGATCTTGATGACCACGGCGACGACCACCCTCGGGCTCTTACCCATGGCTCTCGGCTTCGGCGACGGCGCCGAGCTGCGTACGCCGATGGCGATCGCGGTGATCAGCGGGTTGCTGGTCTCGACGCTGCTGACGCTGTTTGTGATTCCGGTGATCTATTCGCTGCTCGACCGGCTGAGAGCTCGGCTCACCGGCCAGGAGTTTGCCGTCGAAAGTGCTGCCGGAAAGGCTGGAGCCCCTCTTGGGCCAAGTACCGAGCCGGGCGCCGCACTGACTCCACGAAAGGCTTGA
- a CDS encoding VCBS repeat-containing protein, protein MNKYRFLSYMARYLVPLSFNPQSGYYDFEGVRGAAETDAERGLFAYHVGDFATAVKMLERSIEEEGESEELTFWLADSFRRLGETDNCLAALRGKSLTRDKTTELQPRGPEHLQLMCSLPLKRHHDRPEGSRRAQELLHRLRAEHPGNRVYHWLLNFTYMTLGEFPQGVPPEDLVDTAFVDTFYGQKASQLTEEHSDLVFRDRAPALHVDTFDAGKGVAVEDFDLDGDLDIITGGNFDPLHYYVNQDGRDFVDRTQEAGLGAISQVHIITAADYDNDGWVDLFVGRPFLPYLLLHNNGDGTFDDVTLSAGLLDGWLDDEVSFTWGSAWGDADNDGDLDLFISRWGLRVPFLGGLLARPYRGSLFFRNQGSGRFVDHTAEAGLTEVLKDQVYVGVAWGDSDNDGDLDLFLSSVVQNGSRLLANDGWGRFSIRERHGPGFMAAFLDLDHDGQLEIFQGGFTDAWTSTAGAVFGDEIGQPAGRSLILRRGPAGRFEPDSDYFDGGTLPIPSMGVSYGDLDLDGCTDFYIGTGNPEGWLVLPNLMFRGVRDDSICGDEATNISMINGFGTIQKGHGIVFFDVDDDGDQDIYSSLGGMWPGDRWPNQFFLNESRTDNRWIKLRLRGRQTNRYGVGARIKVRAVNVDGHEIIRTYLMDHKTGFGSAPYLAHIGLLDAASIQDVTVFWPGSERRCSYSANLESLNWLDEGPCLTWLPGGEPLPEGRW, encoded by the coding sequence TTGAACAAATACAGATTCTTGTCCTACATGGCGCGATACCTTGTGCCGCTGAGCTTCAATCCTCAGTCCGGTTACTACGACTTCGAAGGTGTCAGGGGTGCCGCCGAGACGGACGCCGAGCGGGGTCTTTTCGCCTATCACGTGGGCGATTTCGCCACCGCTGTCAAGATGCTGGAGCGCTCGATTGAGGAGGAGGGCGAATCCGAGGAGTTGACGTTCTGGCTTGCCGACTCATTCAGGCGACTTGGCGAGACGGACAATTGCCTTGCCGCGCTCCGGGGCAAATCGTTAACTCGCGACAAGACAACCGAGCTACAGCCGCGTGGGCCGGAACATCTCCAGCTCATGTGCTCTCTTCCCCTCAAACGTCACCACGACCGCCCGGAGGGCTCTCGACGAGCCCAGGAGCTTCTCCATCGCCTGCGTGCCGAACATCCAGGCAATCGCGTTTACCACTGGCTTCTCAATTTCACCTACATGACGTTGGGCGAGTTTCCGCAGGGCGTTCCTCCCGAGGACCTGGTCGACACTGCCTTTGTCGATACGTTCTACGGCCAGAAAGCCTCACAACTCACCGAAGAGCACAGCGATCTCGTCTTCAGGGACAGGGCACCTGCCCTTCACGTCGATACATTCGACGCCGGTAAGGGCGTCGCGGTCGAGGACTTCGACCTCGATGGCGACCTCGACATCATCACTGGGGGCAACTTCGATCCACTCCACTACTACGTCAATCAGGACGGACGGGACTTCGTCGACCGGACCCAGGAGGCCGGTCTCGGCGCGATTAGTCAGGTTCACATCATCACGGCCGCGGACTATGACAATGATGGCTGGGTTGATCTGTTCGTCGGCAGGCCCTTTCTCCCCTATCTGCTGCTACACAACAATGGGGACGGAACCTTCGACGATGTCACCCTCTCTGCCGGCCTACTTGACGGCTGGCTCGACGACGAGGTCAGCTTCACCTGGGGCTCCGCCTGGGGAGATGCCGATAATGACGGCGACCTCGACCTCTTCATCTCCCGCTGGGGCCTCCGCGTTCCCTTTCTGGGCGGGCTCCTAGCCAGGCCCTATCGAGGCTCGCTCTTCTTTCGCAACCAAGGCAGTGGCCGTTTCGTCGATCACACTGCCGAAGCGGGACTCACCGAAGTCCTGAAAGACCAGGTCTACGTCGGCGTCGCGTGGGGCGATTCTGACAACGATGGCGACCTCGATCTCTTTCTCTCGAGCGTAGTCCAGAACGGAAGCCGATTGTTAGCCAACGACGGCTGGGGCCGTTTCTCGATCCGCGAGCGCCACGGCCCGGGCTTCATGGCCGCCTTTCTCGACCTAGATCACGATGGTCAGCTGGAGATTTTCCAGGGTGGGTTCACCGACGCCTGGACGAGCACGGCGGGCGCCGTTTTCGGCGATGAGATCGGACAGCCAGCCGGCCGTAGTCTCATTCTGCGCCGCGGCCCGGCGGGTCGGTTCGAGCCGGACAGCGACTATTTCGACGGCGGTACGCTACCAATCCCGAGCATGGGGGTCTCCTACGGAGATCTCGACCTCGACGGATGCACCGACTTCTACATCGGGACCGGCAACCCGGAGGGCTGGTTGGTTCTTCCGAACCTCATGTTCCGCGGCGTTCGGGACGACTCGATCTGTGGTGATGAGGCAACGAACATCTCGATGATCAACGGATTCGGCACGATCCAGAAAGGGCACGGAATCGTCTTCTTCGATGTCGATGACGACGGTGACCAAGACATCTACTCGAGCCTCGGCGGCATGTGGCCCGGCGATCGGTGGCCTAACCAGTTCTTCCTCAACGAAAGTCGAACCGACAATCGTTGGATCAAGCTCCGTCTTCGCGGCAGGCAGACGAACCGCTACGGCGTCGGTGCCAGGATCAAGGTCCGAGCCGTGAATGTGGACGGCCACGAGATCATCAGAACCTACCTCATGGATCACAAGACGGGCTTCGGCAGCGCTCCCTACCTTGCCCACATCGGTCTCCTCGACGCCGCAAGCATCCAGGATGTCACGGTCTTCTGGCCGGGATCGGAACGCCGGTGTTCCTATTCAGCGAACCTCGAGTCCCTCAACTGGCTCGACGAAGGGCCATGCTTGACCTGGCTGCCGGGTGGCGAGCCGCTCCCAGAGGGTCGTTGGTAG